One region of Peribacillus simplex genomic DNA includes:
- the nadC gene encoding carboxylating nicotinate-nucleotide diphosphorylase, which produces MNILKLKQMLQQFLMEDIGECDVTSDTIFDQGEQGTLTFIAKEGGVFSGSDVIKTGFALLDEQIEVSLFVHDGEVFEPGHQLARMTGDMASLLKGERVVLNLVQRMSAIATQAHKATKILAGTKTRACDTRKTTPGLRMLEKYAVRSGGAFNHRYGLFDAVMIKDNHISFAGSITKAVQTVKSKLGHTTKVEVETESIEQVLEAVEAGADIIMFDNRSPEEIKQLIKLVPAHIITEASGGIHLDNLASYRETGVDYISLGSLTHSVRALDISAKVKEREGILK; this is translated from the coding sequence ATGAATATATTGAAGCTTAAGCAGATGCTGCAACAATTTTTAATGGAAGATATAGGTGAATGCGACGTAACGAGTGATACGATTTTTGATCAAGGTGAACAAGGGACTTTGACATTCATTGCAAAAGAAGGCGGAGTTTTTAGTGGAAGTGACGTCATCAAGACAGGATTTGCATTGTTGGATGAGCAAATCGAGGTTTCCCTTTTTGTTCATGATGGCGAAGTTTTTGAACCAGGACATCAACTTGCAAGAATGACCGGCGATATGGCTTCTCTTTTAAAAGGGGAACGGGTGGTTTTGAATTTAGTGCAGCGTATGTCCGCCATTGCGACACAGGCTCATAAAGCTACCAAGATATTAGCGGGTACGAAGACGAGGGCTTGTGATACGAGGAAAACTACACCTGGCCTGCGGATGCTTGAAAAATATGCGGTCCGTTCAGGCGGGGCATTCAATCACCGATATGGCCTGTTTGATGCCGTCATGATAAAGGATAATCATATTTCTTTCGCTGGGTCCATAACGAAGGCGGTTCAAACGGTAAAATCCAAACTGGGACATACCACTAAAGTGGAAGTGGAAACGGAATCAATCGAACAGGTACTTGAAGCAGTGGAAGCCGGTGCTGATATCATCATGTTCGATAACCGGAGCCCCGAAGAAATTAAGCAACTGATCAAATTGGTTCCTGCCCACATCATAACTGAAGCTTCCGGAGGTATTCATTTAGACAATCTAGCCTCATATCGGGAAACAGGGGTTGACTATATTTCATTGGGCAGTCTGACTCACAGTGTCAGGGCACTTGATATTAGCGCTAAGGTCAAAGAACGTGAGGGGATATTGAAATGA
- the nadB gene encoding L-aspartate oxidase, with the protein MVKAGIIVIGSGIAALKTALEASKHKHVILITKSKIRHSNSYLAQGGIAAAISDRDRVSYHKKDTLEAGQRYNKEKAVEILVEEAPSVIAELIRSGMQFDHDHDGTLMLGMEGAHSERRILHSHGDSTGKYIMEHLIGCLKNSLITVVENAAAVELIIGKDDSCIGVKTLDKAGKLVTYHAERTVLATGGCGSLYHFTSNSQTVSGDGIALAFKAGAKVRDMEFIQFHPTLLFINGKAEGLVSEAVRGDGATLVTEMGRPIMENVHAMKDLAPRHIVAQTIFSYLQRGEKIFLDISMIKDFKKRFPTVSSLCEKSGLDLKFGKIPVAPGNHFLMGGIEVDEWGRTSVPSLYAVGEVACTGVHGANRLASNSLLEGLVFGNALGQLLANMPARSIPEEKEQSKDSCHFTFLPDLATLQEKLMNEAGIVRNEAGLTRLKDYLETFNIEKLLHMEVTVLSIKEITIINATIVAWLIAESALTRTESRGGHFRSDYPSEDDSQWLENSVILACTDVKNRVKGRRLYEYIEA; encoded by the coding sequence ATGGTAAAAGCGGGAATCATCGTTATAGGTAGCGGGATTGCTGCCTTGAAAACGGCATTGGAAGCAAGTAAACATAAGCATGTGATACTCATCACAAAATCAAAGATCCGCCATAGTAATTCCTATTTAGCACAGGGCGGGATTGCAGCTGCAATATCTGATCGTGACAGAGTATCCTATCATAAAAAAGATACGCTGGAGGCTGGTCAGCGTTATAACAAGGAAAAGGCAGTGGAAATACTCGTCGAAGAGGCCCCTTCGGTGATAGCTGAACTTATTCGTTCCGGCATGCAATTTGACCATGATCATGATGGTACCCTCATGCTTGGCATGGAGGGTGCCCACAGTGAAAGGAGAATCCTTCATAGTCATGGGGATTCTACAGGAAAGTACATCATGGAACATCTAATAGGGTGTTTGAAAAACTCTTTGATTACTGTGGTCGAGAATGCGGCAGCAGTGGAGTTGATTATCGGAAAAGATGATTCTTGCATAGGCGTCAAAACTCTTGATAAGGCTGGGAAACTTGTAACGTACCACGCGGAACGAACAGTTTTGGCAACTGGCGGCTGTGGTTCCCTATACCATTTCACTTCAAATTCACAAACGGTTTCAGGAGATGGAATCGCACTTGCATTCAAGGCCGGGGCAAAAGTTCGTGACATGGAATTCATACAGTTTCATCCGACCCTGCTTTTTATAAATGGTAAAGCGGAAGGGCTGGTTTCAGAAGCGGTCCGCGGGGATGGTGCAACGTTAGTGACTGAAATGGGAAGACCGATCATGGAGAATGTCCATGCCATGAAAGATCTGGCTCCAAGGCATATTGTGGCACAGACGATTTTTTCTTATTTACAGCGCGGAGAAAAGATATTTTTGGATATTTCAATGATTAAGGATTTTAAGAAGCGTTTTCCGACAGTGAGCTCATTATGTGAAAAAAGTGGGCTGGACCTTAAATTCGGGAAAATCCCTGTAGCGCCTGGAAACCATTTCCTGATGGGGGGGATTGAAGTCGACGAATGGGGGAGAACGTCTGTCCCTTCTTTGTATGCAGTTGGTGAAGTGGCATGCACTGGTGTACATGGGGCGAACCGATTGGCCAGCAACTCCCTACTCGAAGGGCTGGTTTTTGGAAATGCGCTTGGTCAGTTGCTAGCTAATATGCCAGCAAGGTCGATACCGGAAGAAAAAGAGCAGTCCAAAGATTCCTGCCATTTTACCTTTTTACCTGATCTCGCGACATTGCAGGAAAAATTAATGAATGAAGCAGGAATCGTTCGAAATGAAGCAGGGTTAACTCGACTGAAGGATTATCTTGAGACATTCAATATCGAAAAATTGCTGCATATGGAAGTAACGGTATTATCGATAAAAGAGATAACGATTATCAATGCCACAATCGTGGCGTGGCTGATTGCCGAATCCGCATTGACCAGAACGGAAAGCAGGGGCGGTCATTTCCGCAGTGACTATCCAAGCGAAGATGACTCCCAATGGCTTGAAAATTCGGTTATCCTTGCTTGCACAGATGTGAAAAACCGGGTGAAAGGGAGGCGACTATATGAATATATTGAAGCTTAA
- a CDS encoding IscS subfamily cysteine desulfurase, whose protein sequence is MIYLDYAATTPIDDEALDVFSQASRKFFGNASSLHDIGSEAARLLDMSRQQLAEMLNIKKEGIIFTSGGSESNMLAIDTFIASKPSWQNHLIVSRTEHASIANFVAKLEHEGFEVTYLRHLEDGRVDIEHLQECLSEKTCLVIVQHVNSEIGVIQPIEQISKIIRRHNAFLHVDCVQSFAKLPLGKLSALCDGLSVSSHKVYGPKGTGAVIFPAIHRLKASVPNITHEYGFRPGTVDVPGIASFVTAAKKLGDIMEDERKRISMLRVQLIERLTEKKVDFQIIDAKDKQLPHILALTFAGFQGQYIMLELNQKGFAVSTGSACQIGKQDPSKTMMAIGKSEDEAHQFVRFSFGKNTTADDIHKLAYCLEGIASIR, encoded by the coding sequence TTGATTTATTTGGATTATGCAGCCACAACGCCGATTGATGATGAGGCACTCGACGTATTCAGCCAAGCATCCCGGAAGTTTTTCGGGAATGCGAGCAGTTTGCATGATATTGGCTCTGAAGCGGCACGTTTATTGGATATGTCACGGCAGCAACTAGCAGAAATGCTGAACATAAAGAAGGAAGGAATCATCTTTACGAGCGGCGGGTCAGAAAGCAACATGCTTGCCATTGATACATTCATCGCATCAAAACCATCCTGGCAGAACCACTTGATTGTAAGCCGAACTGAACATGCATCAATTGCCAATTTTGTCGCAAAGCTTGAACATGAAGGCTTCGAGGTTACGTATTTACGGCATTTGGAAGATGGCCGAGTTGATATTGAACATCTACAGGAATGTCTGTCGGAGAAAACTTGCTTGGTCATCGTCCAACATGTGAATTCAGAAATCGGGGTCATTCAACCCATTGAGCAAATAAGTAAAATCATTCGAAGGCACAATGCTTTCTTGCATGTGGATTGTGTCCAATCATTTGCTAAATTGCCGCTTGGGAAGTTATCAGCCTTATGTGATGGATTATCAGTTTCCAGTCATAAAGTTTATGGTCCAAAAGGGACTGGAGCCGTCATTTTCCCGGCCATCCATCGGTTGAAGGCTTCAGTCCCTAATATCACTCATGAATATGGTTTCCGGCCAGGGACAGTGGACGTCCCCGGTATAGCGTCCTTCGTAACCGCTGCAAAGAAATTAGGGGATATCATGGAAGATGAACGGAAACGGATTTCCATGCTTAGGGTGCAATTGATCGAGCGACTTACGGAAAAGAAAGTCGATTTTCAAATCATCGATGCGAAGGACAAGCAATTGCCCCACATTCTGGCACTGACCTTTGCTGGATTCCAAGGACAGTACATCATGCTGGAATTAAACCAGAAGGGATTTGCTGTATCGACGGGAAGCGCCTGTCAAATCGGTAAACAGGATCCTTCAAAAACAATGATGGCCATTGGGAAAAGCGAAGATGAAGCACATCAATTCGTCCGTTTTTCATTTGGTAAAAATACAACGGCCGACGACATTCACAAGTTGGCATACTGTCTCGAAGGAATAGCTTCCATTCGATAA
- a CDS encoding transcription repressor NadR has protein sequence MMERKKLLGEERRTKLLHLLQTSDQPVTGSELSQITNVSRQVIVGDITLLKARNEPIIATSQGYMYLQTGSTQKPERIIACQHDPSRAQEELFLLVDIGITVKDVKIEHPVYGDLTASIMVSSRKEVQQFLSKVTATNASFLSELTSGIHLHTLSASSEELLDEAEGALRDAGILVD, from the coding sequence ATTATGGAAAGAAAGAAATTACTCGGGGAAGAAAGACGGACGAAACTCTTACATTTATTGCAAACAAGCGATCAGCCAGTAACAGGCAGCGAGCTTTCGCAAATCACGAATGTAAGCCGGCAGGTTATCGTTGGTGACATAACGCTCCTGAAAGCACGGAATGAACCTATCATTGCCACGAGCCAGGGCTATATGTACTTACAAACGGGGAGCACCCAAAAGCCGGAAAGGATAATTGCTTGCCAGCATGATCCTTCACGGGCCCAAGAAGAGCTATTTTTACTCGTGGATATCGGCATCACGGTAAAAGATGTCAAAATCGAGCACCCCGTATACGGCGACCTGACCGCTTCCATCATGGTCAGCAGCCGTAAAGAAGTCCAGCAATTCCTCTCTAAGGTGACGGCAACGAACGCATCTTTTTTATCGGAACTAACGAGCGGCATCCATCTCCATACACTGAGTGCATCATCAGAAGAACTGCTTGATGAAGCGGAAGGTGCATTGAGGGATGCCGGCATTTTGGTCGATTGA
- a CDS encoding DUF6944 family repetitive protein, which produces MDRQFEETFGSWTQAIGTVISTVKVHHSLPWTKNFAKNLDLIGNELQGI; this is translated from the coding sequence ATGGATAGGCAATTCGAAGAAACGTTCGGTTCTTGGACTCAAGCGATTGGAACCGTCATTTCTACTGTTAAGGTCCACCATTCATTACCTTGGACGAAGAATTTCGCAAAAAACTTAGATTTGATTGGTAATGAACTTCAGGGCATCTGA